In Manis pentadactyla isolate mManPen7 chromosome 3, mManPen7.hap1, whole genome shotgun sequence, a single window of DNA contains:
- the MKX gene encoding homeobox protein Mohawk isoform X2, protein MNTIVFNKLSGAVLFEDRGAPERERGGRPYGGVLDSPHSRPEVGIPDGPPLKDNLGLRHRRTGARQNGGKVRHKRQALQDMARPLKQWLYKHRDNPYPTKTEKILLALGSQMTLVQVSNWFANARRRLKNTVRQPDLSWALRIKLYNKYVQGNAERLSVSSNDSCSEDGENPARNHMNEGGYNNPVHHPVIKSESSVIKAGGRPESQAHEDYVSPPKYKSSLLNRYLNDSLRRVMATNAAMMGKTRQRSHSGSFSSNEFEEELVSPSLSETEGNFVYRTGHFLSESGMDTWNWE, encoded by the exons ATGAACACCATCGTCTTCAACAAGCTCAGCGGCGCGGTGCTGTTTGAGGACCGCGGCGCTCCCGAGCGGGAGCGGGGCGGCCGGCCCTACGGCGGCGTCCTCGACAGTCCCCACTCCCGCCCCGAGGTGGGCATTCCGGACGGCCCGCCCCTCAAGGACAACCTTGGCCTGAGACACCGGAGGACCGG GGCCCGGCAGAATGGCGGGAAGGTGAGGCACAAGCGGCAGGCACTGCAAGACATGGCGCGGCCCCTTAAGCAGTGGCTTTACAAGCACCGTGACAACCCGTATCCCACCAAGACTGAGAAGATACTCCTGGCGCTCGGCTCACAGATGACTCTAGTGCAG gtGTCAAATTGGTTTGCTAATGCAAGACGTCGGCTTAAGAATACTGTTCGACAGCCAGATTTAAGCTGGGCTTTAAGAATCAAGTTGTACAACAAGTATGTTCAAGGAAATGCTGAGCGGCTTAGTGTGAGCAGCAATGATTCGTGTTCTGAAG ATGGAGAAAACCCTGCAAGAAACCACATGAATGAAGGGGGCTATAATAATCCAGTTCACCATCCTGTGATTAAAAGTGAGAGCTCGGTCATAAAAGCTGGAGGGAGGCCAGAGTCTCAGGCCCATGAGGACTACGTGTCACCCCCCAAATACAAGAGCAGTCTGCTGAACCGTTACCTTAACGACTCTTTGAGACGTGTCATGGCCACGAATGCTGCCATGATGGGAAAGACAAGACAAAGAAGCCATTCAGGATCTTTTAGTTCCAATGAATTTGAAGAAGAATTGGTGTCTCCCTCGTTGTCAGAAACTGAAGGCAACTTTGTTTATCGCACAG GTCATTTTCTTTCAGAGTCTGGTATGGACACTTGGAACTGGGAATGA
- the MKX gene encoding homeobox protein Mohawk isoform X3, protein MNTIVFNKLSGAVLFEDRGAPERERGGRPYGGVLDSPHSRPEVGIPDGPPLKDNLGLRHRRTGARQNGGKVRHKRQALQDMARPLKQWLYKHRDNPYPTKTEKILLALGSQMTLVQVSNWFANARRRLKNTVRQPDLSWALRIKLYNKYVQGNAERLSVSSNDSCSEDGENPARNHMNEGGYNNPVHHPVIKSESSVIKAGGRPESQAHEDYVSPPKYKSSLLNRYLNDSLRRVMATNAAMMGKTRQRSHSGSFSSNEFEEELVSPSLSETEGNFVYRTDTLENGSSKGDSK, encoded by the exons ATGAACACCATCGTCTTCAACAAGCTCAGCGGCGCGGTGCTGTTTGAGGACCGCGGCGCTCCCGAGCGGGAGCGGGGCGGCCGGCCCTACGGCGGCGTCCTCGACAGTCCCCACTCCCGCCCCGAGGTGGGCATTCCGGACGGCCCGCCCCTCAAGGACAACCTTGGCCTGAGACACCGGAGGACCGG GGCCCGGCAGAATGGCGGGAAGGTGAGGCACAAGCGGCAGGCACTGCAAGACATGGCGCGGCCCCTTAAGCAGTGGCTTTACAAGCACCGTGACAACCCGTATCCCACCAAGACTGAGAAGATACTCCTGGCGCTCGGCTCACAGATGACTCTAGTGCAG gtGTCAAATTGGTTTGCTAATGCAAGACGTCGGCTTAAGAATACTGTTCGACAGCCAGATTTAAGCTGGGCTTTAAGAATCAAGTTGTACAACAAGTATGTTCAAGGAAATGCTGAGCGGCTTAGTGTGAGCAGCAATGATTCGTGTTCTGAAG ATGGAGAAAACCCTGCAAGAAACCACATGAATGAAGGGGGCTATAATAATCCAGTTCACCATCCTGTGATTAAAAGTGAGAGCTCGGTCATAAAAGCTGGAGGGAGGCCAGAGTCTCAGGCCCATGAGGACTACGTGTCACCCCCCAAATACAAGAGCAGTCTGCTGAACCGTTACCTTAACGACTCTTTGAGACGTGTCATGGCCACGAATGCTGCCATGATGGGAAAGACAAGACAAAGAAGCCATTCAGGATCTTTTAGTTCCAATGAATTTGAAGAAGAATTGGTGTCTCCCTCGTTGTCAGAAACTGAAGGCAACTTTGTTTATCGCACAG